A section of the Candidatus Binataceae bacterium genome encodes:
- the acnA gene encoding aconitate hydratase AcnA, with protein sequence MANNTCGAHGSLQAGERNYAICRLDALEKRGFALDRLPVSIKVLIENLIRREDGVVVTPEQVEALAKWDGKPSNREISFMPARVLLQDLTGVPVVADLAVMRDAIARLGGSPKKINPLKPVDLVIDHSVQVDAFGTSQAFATNARFEFERNQERYLFLRWGQGAFDNFRVVPPDTGIVHQVNLEYLAPVVMTSGDEAYPDTVIGTDSHTTMINGLGVVGWGVGGIEAEAAMLGRSSPMLIPEVLGVRLHGELRPGATATDLVLTATQMLRKKGVVGKFVEYFGPGLASLSVADRATLGNMSPEYGATIGFFPVDHKTLEYLKLTGRAPEQVRLIEAYCKEQGLFHSAQGHEPQFSDVLDLDLGAVEASLAGPRRPQDRVPLRGSRSSFRRELAKEVTDHEGIDPKRIETWIEESGNAAEAPHQQVSADLSSLTRVVDVDHPDGKFELGHGSILIAAITSCTNTSNPSVLIGAGLLAKKAVARGLTVKPWVKTSLAPGSRVVTRYLRSAGLLEDLEKLKFNLVGYGCTTCIGNSGPIDEGLAAAVKRGNLVACAILSGNRNFEGRINPVVRFNYLASPPLVVAYALAGTMNLDVESQPLGPGRDGEPVYLRDIWPSSDEVAELVAKSVTTEMFRSEYAQVFDGDERWRTLAVPKGELFSWDEKSEYVKAPPFFDGIGREPGKFSDISGAFALAVLGDSVTTDHISPAGSIGADAPAGKYLIARGIKPTDFNSYGARRGNHEVMVRGTFANIRLRNEMVPGVEGGFTVHLPEGRQTTIFEASEQYRKDGVPLVVIAGKEYGSGSSRDWAAKGPLLLGVRAVIAESFERIHRSNLVGMGVLALEFLPGQSRKTLGLTGREVYSISGLGAGLKRHQRLTVRAEERGQAKQFEVVARVDTPEEVEYIRHGGILPFVLRELARA encoded by the coding sequence ATGGCCAACAATACCTGTGGTGCGCACGGCAGCCTGCAAGCCGGCGAGCGGAACTACGCCATCTGTCGGCTCGACGCGCTCGAGAAGCGTGGTTTCGCGCTCGATCGTCTGCCGGTGTCGATCAAGGTACTGATCGAAAATCTTATTCGGCGCGAAGACGGGGTGGTGGTTACACCGGAACAGGTAGAAGCGCTGGCCAAATGGGACGGAAAGCCCTCGAACCGCGAGATTTCGTTCATGCCGGCGCGGGTCCTGTTGCAGGACTTGACGGGAGTGCCGGTGGTCGCCGACCTGGCGGTGATGCGCGATGCGATAGCGCGACTGGGAGGCTCGCCCAAGAAAATCAATCCCCTTAAGCCGGTCGACCTGGTAATCGACCACTCGGTTCAGGTCGACGCTTTCGGCACTTCCCAAGCCTTCGCGACCAATGCGCGGTTCGAGTTCGAGCGCAACCAGGAACGCTATCTTTTCCTGCGCTGGGGGCAGGGCGCCTTCGATAATTTTCGCGTGGTGCCGCCCGACACCGGAATCGTACACCAGGTGAATCTCGAATACCTGGCGCCGGTGGTGATGACCTCGGGCGATGAAGCCTACCCCGATACCGTGATCGGGACTGATTCCCACACCACCATGATCAACGGGCTTGGGGTGGTTGGATGGGGGGTGGGCGGGATCGAGGCGGAGGCGGCGATGCTCGGACGATCGAGCCCCATGCTGATTCCTGAAGTACTCGGAGTTCGGCTCCACGGAGAATTGCGGCCGGGCGCCACCGCCACCGACCTGGTTCTGACTGCGACCCAGATGCTTCGCAAGAAGGGCGTGGTTGGAAAGTTCGTCGAATATTTCGGGCCTGGTCTTGCTTCGCTCTCGGTCGCCGATCGCGCGACGTTGGGAAACATGTCGCCCGAGTACGGCGCCACCATCGGGTTTTTTCCAGTCGATCATAAAACGCTTGAATATCTGAAATTGACGGGTCGCGCGCCGGAACAGGTCCGTCTGATCGAGGCGTACTGCAAGGAACAGGGGCTGTTTCACTCCGCCCAGGGGCACGAACCGCAGTTTTCCGACGTGCTCGACCTCGACCTCGGCGCGGTCGAGGCCAGCCTTGCCGGACCGCGCCGTCCGCAGGATCGAGTCCCGTTGCGCGGATCGCGAAGCAGTTTCCGGCGCGAGTTGGCCAAGGAAGTAACAGACCATGAGGGCATCGATCCGAAACGCATCGAAACCTGGATAGAAGAAAGCGGGAACGCTGCCGAGGCTCCCCACCAGCAGGTGTCGGCCGACTTAAGCAGCCTCACGCGGGTGGTGGATGTCGATCATCCGGACGGAAAGTTCGAGCTCGGTCACGGCTCGATCTTGATCGCCGCCATCACCAGCTGCACCAATACGTCCAACCCCTCCGTGCTCATCGGTGCGGGTTTGTTAGCAAAGAAAGCGGTAGCGCGTGGACTGACCGTGAAGCCGTGGGTCAAGACAAGTCTGGCACCCGGCTCACGAGTGGTGACGCGATACCTCAGGAGTGCGGGGCTCCTAGAAGATCTAGAGAAGCTCAAGTTCAACCTGGTCGGCTACGGATGTACCACCTGTATCGGAAACAGCGGTCCAATCGATGAGGGTCTTGCGGCCGCGGTCAAGCGGGGGAACCTGGTCGCGTGCGCAATCTTAAGCGGTAATCGCAATTTCGAAGGTCGGATCAACCCCGTGGTACGGTTCAACTACCTCGCCTCACCGCCGCTGGTAGTAGCATACGCACTGGCGGGCACGATGAATCTCGATGTCGAGAGCCAGCCACTGGGCCCGGGGCGCGACGGCGAGCCCGTGTATCTGCGGGATATATGGCCGTCCTCCGACGAAGTCGCCGAGCTTGTGGCCAAGTCGGTTACCACCGAGATGTTCCGTTCGGAGTACGCTCAGGTATTTGATGGCGACGAGCGATGGCGTACGCTCGCGGTGCCCAAGGGGGAACTTTTCAGTTGGGACGAAAAATCGGAGTACGTTAAGGCGCCCCCGTTTTTTGACGGAATCGGGCGCGAGCCCGGCAAGTTCTCTGACATCTCCGGGGCCTTCGCGCTCGCCGTGCTCGGCGACAGCGTCACCACCGACCACATCTCACCCGCGGGATCGATCGGCGCAGACGCGCCGGCAGGCAAGTACTTGATCGCGCGCGGGATCAAGCCCACCGATTTCAATTCATACGGTGCGCGCCGCGGCAATCACGAAGTCATGGTACGGGGGACTTTCGCGAACATCCGGTTACGCAACGAGATGGTCCCCGGTGTCGAGGGTGGATTCACGGTCCACCTGCCGGAGGGAAGGCAGACCACGATCTTCGAAGCATCCGAGCAATATCGAAAGGACGGGGTTCCGCTGGTCGTGATTGCGGGCAAGGAGTACGGCTCGGGATCGTCGCGCGATTGGGCCGCGAAAGGACCGCTGCTGCTCGGTGTGCGGGCGGTGATCGCGGAGAGCTTCGAACGAATCCATCGAAGCAACCTCGTCGGGATGGGCGTGCTGGCGCTGGAGTTCCTGCCGGGTCAAAGTCGTAAGACGCTGGGGCTTACCGGCCGCGAGGTTTATTCAATCAGTGGATTGGGGGCCGGGCTCAAGCGCCACCAACGGCTCACGGTGCGAGCTGAGGAACGCGGCCAGGCCAAACAGTTTGAGGTTGTCGCGCGGGTCGATACGCCCGAAGAAGTTGAGTACATCCGCCACGGGGGAATTTTGCCGTTTGTGCTGCGGGAACTGGCGCGCGCTTAG